The genome window tgattggatgagattcaagccgctgggagatcctggtacctgattggatgggattcacaagccgtgctggctaccggtttctgattggatgggaccacagtatgtttAAGACTCTTGTGGCGAGCGGATCTCAGggcagggtgccatgtttttggtaaattgaaattctcctcttttctgttgaaattaaaggggtgtttgaaaatttctatagctttgcgatgaagacgggcaaagtaatgagatgttgtagccaagatttctgtgtctttaaatttgatgttgtggACTCCTTCTTGTTGGCTGTGTTCGGCTACGGCTGACTTATCATAATTTCCTAAACGGCAATGACGAACATGCTCAGAAAGGCGTGTCTTGATGCTGCGCTTCGTAGTTCCAACATAAACTGATCCACAGGAGCACGGAATTTTGTAAACACCAGATGTGGAGAAAGGGTCACGGGGGTCCTTCacgtttgcttaaataccggagccaccgaagaaaggaatcagtctcaccaaactcaaaccacagatgatggctgcagcaaagcaagccgaaatgTCTGGAATTTGTACTCCAATTaaaccacggccaataagcccggaaatgttatctctcCATATTGATGCCGGCCTTGAAAGCCTTAAAAAGGATTTAgaatcaaaattgtttagaacaaatgtgattcatataagcggcggctgTAGAACTTCAAGGGATTCGTGAgcgcaaaagaaataaaatagcatgtaaaataaacaataattaaCTCAATATTCCTGGTTACTGTGCATAATAAATAACAATGGTAATTCTCTTAATGCTGCGAACGTGAGTGGTGTGCACGCCAGCCTCAGTTAAATTTtagattacattaaaaaatatttgttttgtgtttctgATTCCATAAGTTGTACAGTGCCCGTCACTAATAatatcactggattataaaatcagccgctttatagaatcaaatctgaaagaacagaatcatttctatatcaaaacatgttaagtttatcctttaataaaatcatcctcgccgttttataaaatcaaacttttggagagcatatgttaattcttctctgaatagaaccagaattttattttttcttttaaggatttaaaacattgcagcactagtaaaataacaaattccacataaacaaaaacgaaaaaaaggtgaagtttgtacgtttttttttttttttgggggggggggagttgaatttaaaaaaagaagaatgaagcaGTCTCAAGAGAATTGTTTCAGAGCCATATATTTAGTTGGTGCTGCCTGTCTCCACTTTGCAGAACTGTTTCGACATGCAGCCGTGATCACTCACCACTGAGTCAATCAGTTCGTGCTCATTCAGCTATCTAAAGGGGTTGAgagttcatttttacaattgaattaaaattgttagctagcaagtcgttacgacttgagtgtgaaagattaatttgaaattttaaattagtgtgacaagcttcctaaatgtagttagtgtgatgctAAAATTAAATTATGGATTTCTCtatctttactttcaaattcgcttattcaaataataataaatcaatattttaagatccttgagaaattttgaaaatgtaccttatgtaagttaaaatgtcaactgtattttgcaactgaactaaaataatacaatataactagactaaaaataaaatacaactaatcgtaattaatttcttttttagagtatttatatttaaaaaccttttatctTTTTGAGTGCATgaatgccggtttataaaatcagccgctttataaaatcaaatgtcctcagaacaaatgtgattttaataagaggCGGGCACTGTAGCAATAATATGCTCTGCTAATATTACgttcaaaataaagttatgaGTAGTGATGtaaatttttgtgtatgaaattaTTTAGATCATTTAAATTACTAGCTTCAGCCATCTGAATCAGCTTTAGTTTCCTATACTACTGTATCAACCACATAAaatgtgtatggggggggggggacgtgatCTCATGTGATTGTTTAAAGGGATTCTGCGTAGATTACAGGACTACTGGTAGACCCAAAGGGCTGAAATCCCTTTTACTATACTATACTATACTAAACCGAATAGCTTGAGCaagctaaggctcctatatatatacgagccgacgcatcagcttaagatcagcctttttggatcagAGCGCATGTTTGAGTGGTTGCCGTTTCTGGCAAGTTATCACCATTGTTGAGCTTTCACTGGGAACAATTCTTAGGGGCAAGtgaattatgtattaaattaaatattgtttttttggCTAACTCGGCGAAACACGAAACTTccctctggtaaccctagcttcgcaacaatgaaaaatccgatccaaaacggctaaacttaagctgatgcgacaggctatctatatagcggctctagagcAAGCTAAATGAacagaagtatttttatttttaaaaatgataaaattttggcagaaaaaTTGCTTTTACCATTACTGCCTAAATGACAACACAGGTCTTTTCACAGTGTAGTAGACCCATGAGTAGACCAAATGTATTTTATTAGAATGTACTAAGAAACAATACTTAAAGAGAGTTAATGTAAGCAGAAAAAAGCAGAAcatcgaaaaaataaaatgagatgTGGAAGATATGTCACGAAATTCTTATTTTATGGCATATATTTATAAATCTGAAAATGTTCGAGTTATTGAAAGAATGGAAACAGATATATACGTTTGAAAATGAATTCTAACTAAATTGTTGAATAGTAAGAAatgaaaaactgcattttaaatcaGGATTTCTGAGTTGTAGCCACTGGCGGCCAGAGTGACAAAAAGCAGTAACCTCTTTTGCACTTTCGGCAGCTATGTTTTATAAAGTATATCCATAGCTCAAAAAGTGAATAACTTATTCGCAGTTTGTAACACTAACAAAAAATTTAGGGATAATTATAcgctacaaaaaataaataaaaattaatcaaatttttataacataaagatataaaaaatacaacgaaaagtaacatttttcaaatttttaatacggCAAAGATGGGATttagagcgtttttttttttttggcgcgaTACTGCCTTtaacaaatacagtgaaacctcttcAAGCGGCCACCTGTCTTAAACGGCCACCCCTCTTAATGGCCAATTTTTTGCAGCACAAATTTTTTGGCCAATAGACTTAATGCTAAAAACACCCCTAGCAACGGCCACACAACCCTTCTTAACGGCATCCGAGTGAGTGCGGCCAtcctgtttttcagaaaaatgtattCACTTCTTGTTTCTAATATACAGCCTTTCGGTTCAAGGAGGAGAAATGTTATTGGCTGTAAACTAATTTCAATAACTTAAGTTAAAATGTCACTGGGGCTTATTTTATTAGTTGGCCAGTGTGTGCGTGCGTGATTGATCTGGGTCGCAAACAGCACTGTGGAAGAATATTTTCACGAATCTCGAACAATGTATTGAAGTTCTGAGCAATATGAGCATTGATAACTGGCGAGAGTATTGTTAGAACTCTGTTTTTGAATTCTTTCCAAGTACGAAACAGCAATGTGTTGCTTCGATATTTACAGTACCGACTCAGAGAAACGTCTTCTGGCTAACGAGTTGTCCGAAAATTAGTGTTCCTCaattaaatctaaaattattttgagattGATTTAAATTGACTATTAAGATCACTCTCTGCACACATTATTAACGTttttagaataaataattttttgtgacTTTCAGGCACTAATTCGGCATTTAACTCTCAATATATTTTCTGATACGTTTTGTTATCGTCGGCAAGCTAAATTTTCAACTGAGGTGATTTTGGGGTTTTGGAGCTAATAGATAAAGTCATCGGAAATTTGGATACAATCACAAATAAATTCATTAGAGATTtacattttgaactgaaaaatgaatttgaaaacgaTTGTTAGAGAAGAGTAAAAACTTATGTCAGAAATTTTACTCTTTCATTGaaatatgaaaacaataaattaaataaaaaattatttcctgtTTAGAAAAGTCTCAAACTTCATTTTATGTGTTATAATTGCTTATACGTATTACGAATTACAGTCAAGTtccgacttatgcgagggatgcgttccaagacccctagCGTAAGTCAGAATTTCGAGGTGTGGAAAAGgctatgtgtaaaaacttttataaatatacccaaatattttagacacttgtaaacaccatcTCAAACTGTtacaaaccatttcttaactacacattactgtttcttacataaaaactgaactgttatttttatttaaatttttttttatgcaacataaaatactgctacaatgcacaaatcaatgggaaaaaaagacataaaataaaccagtacggtacgtacgagtatatagtaagaaaaacaaatgcactatagttttactgTAGAGTAGATCTAGTAATGATATTTGttacttaaaaaagtgaagatgatgatgatttttgCTGCCTGATCAAACCGCTattcttgtatatatatatttaaatacacAATGCatttgcttcactagttcttttattatGCTTCCACATCTGTGACAATGCcactcttcctggtttcttaaattcacaatagaagagcagcttccattttcataattttagcattttgcttggatactactcggtgaacttttacggattttattttcttgacttttaactgtacacatggaagattcactcttacattaattgtcgtgctaccttcgacgcattttatagctgttcaagcacataatctttagcttttctttaattagatttttagcttttcttcataaaactttctctcttttttttctatctacacaaactttagataaaacatcattcttaggtgtcattattttcatcaactttcacatttttaatgaaaaaaataaatggaaaatgaggagtagttgtATAAGCggtgttcagactagtacggtgtgggaacttccgcacTCAGTGATGCTAAGGGATGAAGGCCattcataaaagattttttgtagccaataacaaagccgatacttacacaccgagattctcttccgaaaatttttgtgttgcaagTCGacgaattcgcgttaggtctaaaattctttaccggtGAAAAAATCGCATTGTAGCCATTTcccgtaagtcggatcgcgttgtagcgggagtcgactgtatagaaaatattttggcactgtaacgaaaaccctttaaagcggccacccCGTTTGACCGGACGAAATTTTAGGGATAGAAAGGGTAGCCACTCAGAGAGGTTCCACTGTAAACCAAAACACAGTCACCATATCTGGCaactatgactttttttttggtagccattttaaACGAAATGGCAGCCAGTTGGCGACTGGCCACCGCTGATCTAGAGCTTTACCATTCAAGTACCCTACTTGCTCGTGTGGATATCATGGCCTCCGTGGAAGAATGAATTATGGGATTTGAAAAACTGCATTGAAAGAACGTGAGTTCATTGGATCCGGCTATCCGCTTATTCTGCAAACTTTAATGAAAACACCATGATGTGATATTTACAATGATTAGTTTTGTAAtcgaaaattatttgtttatgtaAATCCCGTTATGACTTTGAGGATCTCATACAACAAATTTGAGTATTTAACGCAAtttttcagtcaatcagtcaccggTGTGATGACTGGTTTTGacacgaaaaaaattaaataaaaaaaacttaaatccaaaacacgttttGCCCTAGAACGGTTTCCTATATGCCTCATCAAACTTCATTTCTCAGCAAAAGCTTTCAAATACAATTCACAAGAATTTTCGGCAGCGTGAACTCTCACGTGTTGTTTTTAGTCACACAAATGCGGTTTTTCGATAGCGTGAACTCTcaagtgtttctttaaatttgaagcgtCAGAAAATTTCTTTGAACAATAGTCGCATGAaaatggcttttcgccagtatggagtCTTAAATGTCTCTTTAAGCTTGAACCTGAAGCAAATTCCTTGAAACAATAGTCACACGAAAGCGGTTTTTCGTCAGTGTGAACTGTCATGTGCTTCTTTAAAACTGACGCATCAGAAAACGTAATTGAACAATAGTTACACGAATGCAGCTTTTTGACCATGTGAACTCTcaagtgtttctttaaatttgaagcgtcagaaaatgtctttgaacaatagTCACATGAaaatggcttttcgccagtatggagtCTTAAATGTCTCTTTAAGCTTGAACCTGAAGCAAATTCCTTGAAACAATAGTCACACGAAAGCGGTTTTTCGTCAGTGTGAACTGTCATGTGCTTCTTTAAAACTGACGCATCAGAAAACGTAATTGAACAATAGTTACACGAATGCAGCTTTTTGACCATGTGAACTCTcaagtgtttctttaaatttgaagcgtcagaaaatgtctttgaacaatagTCGCATGAaaatggcttttcgccagtatggagtCTTAAATGTCTCTTTAAGCTTGAACCTGAAGCAAATTCCTTGAAACAATAGTCACACGAAAGCGGTTTTTCGTCAGTGTGAACTGTCATGTGCTTCTTTAAAACTGACGCATTAGAAAACGTAATTGAACAATAGTTACACGAATGCAGCTTTTTGACCATGTGAACTCTcaagtgtttctttaaatttgaagcgtcagaaaatgtctttgaacaatagTCGCACGAATATGGattttcgccagtatggattcTTAAATGTCTCATTAAACTCGAACCCgaagaaaatgcctttgaacaatagTCACACAAATGTGGCTTTTTGTCACAGTAAACTCTCGTGTGTTTCCTAAAATCTGAAGCGTTAGAAAATGTGTTTGAACAATAGTTACACGTATGCAGCTTTTCGGCCATGTGAACTGCCAtgtgtttctttaaatttgaagcgtcagaaaatgtttttgaacaataGTCACACGAATATGGCTTTTCGCCAGTGTGGAGTCTTAAATGTCTCATTAAACTCCAACCCGTAGAAAAAGCTTTTGAACAACAGTCACACAAATGCGGCTTTTTTTCACTGTGAACTCTCGTGTGTTTCCTAAAATCTGAAGCGTTAGAAAATGTGTTTGAACAATAGTCGCACGAatatggcttttcgccagtatggagtcttaaatgtttcattaaactCGAACCCgtagaaaatgcctttgaacaacaGTCACACAAATGTGGCTTTTTGTCACTGTGAACTCTCATGTGTTTCCTAAAATCTGAAGCGTTAGAAAATGTGTTTGAACAATAGTCGCATGAATATGTCTTTCTGTCACAATGGAGTCTCAAATGTCTCTTCATGCTTGAACCGGAAGAAAATTCCTTTGAACAATAGTCACACGAAAGCGGCTTTTTGTCAGTGTGAACTGTCATGTGTTTCCTTAAACCTGAActgtcagaaaatgtctttgaacaatagTCGCACGAatatggcttttcgccagtatggactctTAAATGTCTCTTTAAGCTTGAACCCGTAGGAAATTTCTTTGAACAATAATCACATGAATGCGGCTTTTCGTCAGTGTGATTTCTCAAGTGTTTGTTTAAATTTGAAGCAttagaaaatgtctttgaacaatagTCGCACGAatatggcttttcgccagtatggactctTAAATGTCTCTTTAAGCTTGAACCCGTAGGAAATTCCTTAGAACAATAGTCACACGAAAGTGGCTTTTTGTCAGTGTGAACTCTCATGTGTTTCCTAAAATCTGAACcgtcagaaaatgtctttgaacaatagTCGCACGAatatggcttttcgccagtatggactctTAAATGTCTCTTTAAGCTTGAACCCGTAGGAAATTTCTTTGAACAAAAATCACATGAATGCGGCTTTTCGTCAGTGTGAACTCTcaagtgtttctttaaatttgaagcgtcagaaaatgtctttgaacaatagTCGCACGAatatggcttttcgccagtatggagtCTTAAATGTCTCATTAAACTTGAACCCGCAGAAAACTCCTTTGAACAATAGTCACACGAAAGAGGCTTTTCTTCAGTGCGAACTGCCATGTGTTTATTTAACTCTGAAGCGTCAGAAAATGGCTTTGAACACTAATGAATATAGCTCTTCCCCAGTATGGAGAGGGTTTATTTTCAACGTATAATCGAAGGCTTCTTTTCAACTAATTTGAATCTTCTTTATTTTGTATAACTCAAAGTGAGGTTACGTTCGATAAACTTAgagcaaagaaaaatgtaattaagCTCAATAACTTCACACTTGGttaaatatttccaaaagatATAGCTCCTTTTGCC of Uloborus diversus isolate 005 unplaced genomic scaffold, Udiv.v.3.1 scaffold_14, whole genome shotgun sequence contains these proteins:
- the LOC129232919 gene encoding zinc finger protein 271-like, yielding MAVRTEEKPLSCDYCSKEFSAGSSLMRHLRLHTGEKPYSCDYCSKTFSDASNLKKHLRVHTDEKPHSCDFCSKKFPTGSSLKRHLRVHTGEKPYSCDYCSKTFSDGSDFRKHMRVHTDKKPLSCDYCSKEFPTGSSLKRHLRVHTGEKPYSCDYCSKTFSNASNLNKHLRNHTDEKPHSCDYCSKKFPTGSSLKRHLRVHTGEKPYSCDYCSKTFSDSSGLRKHMTVHTDKKPLSCDYCSKEFSSGSSMKRHLRLHCDRKTYSCDYCSNTFSNASDFRKHMRVHSDKKPHLCDCCSKAFSTGSSLMKHLRLHTGEKPYSCDYCSNTFSNASDFRKHTRVHSEKKPHLCDCCSKAFSTGWSLMRHLRLHTGEKPYSCDYCSKTFSDASNLKKHMAVHMAEKLHTCNYCSNTFSNASDFRKHTRVYCDKKPHLCDYCSKAFSSGSSLMRHLRIHTGENPYSCDYCSKTFSDASNLKKHLRVHMVKKLHSSYNYP